A part of Limihaloglobus sulfuriphilus genomic DNA contains:
- a CDS encoding alpha/beta hydrolase fold domain-containing protein, translating into MSLKIHVFNPDDHSQADSRPAIVFFFDGSWQTAFIKQFYPHCEYLSRRGMVAFAAEYRVESIHNTSPRECVMDAKSAIRWLRSNAAALGIDPDRIAAGGGSAGGHIAAAAAAIDGFNESTDDVSISCIPNALALFNPVFDNGPEGYGFDRVKDYWRQFSPLHNIHASMPPTVIFLGTKDELIPVSTAQKYRQKMLELGLRCELCLYEDQHHGFFNLNHNEYYNKTLSVLDSFLVSLGYINQMQPERQIDESGLNTVKLLDKPVVKWRGGSIQLRTGETVEFSNPHVKEHDNRQSLITEAASGFQINEWTDHSKSGEGDKWSRRLVFINNSDKQVDVTGAKFTFDVNFCGDIWDNDNFCMADTEYGRRFIVGYNSSEDYNSINAAENDGQHTIEINVHAGWRLKPGQQAVMSEAVFALKRPDADETFRETAAWWYKDVLKMKRPDYPDWLRGSVMYEAAASGHIDSSFSDTGGFDNFAKQVPYLADIGVNFLWLNSVFRHKGPSPDKGWNHYDPLDFTKIDEVLGGPESLRRLMDVLKDNGFHTVGELVPHGGQSVQARRLTDQWSTRSPEGNIIPTWNSLHIDYSSPPWQETMGRAAAMLAGFGMEGVRIDVADPVSMNWSSPRTNHASYSQLGGSLELQRKIVESMKDAGIDKPLLIPESCFDRPEFGRLPAIGYGWSFIFKLHNLLEEHRGNPPVLVKHLERVITDKLDSSPPGYLLIWSAGNHDMLHQYGRPAIRFGRGLFRAIYGICASLPGVPMLYQEDEIGSYDTIRAINWARRTLPEFKSDHYCLDSVTFDEQGRVFDILRSENSIFTADSKSTLVLVNLSGEFIQGTVEFDGFQNSNLPDQVEIFDVLNSQKFTMNSGRFDYSLGAYQTAFLRIGRRSEPLPKQNFTGQKLVKDIYSSEFETQINQDNVRVVNGKIAAELNTGSGISNLEPESFTVSYQGESTLSLKVFNSNRWKVSAVDSLISDRTLRRHYPFDPDTGYKWNRTSSHGYPYLYDKVAPVGRLWQSFTEPLHPEKPSIVFYDKDGKGIRLDVISSNAENIVLTDRTDEFPDEPFALELRFYLNDPDISDKARAFGIRPAFEIEPMPDNNFDKKLNVELAISAADISAENLEAKRMPNPKTHVPAALIGEGFDVPVGPVRFLSEGTVLWPVLSAPAGKYYLQFEAVYSSESVDGRELADCYEVQFNGRKLDAQWVEFNTGSTFIDSMYYFGYLRTEPVIITDTFRVSFSASRGRCVLNKPFKLIKADE; encoded by the coding sequence GTGAGCCTGAAAATCCATGTTTTTAATCCTGACGACCACAGCCAGGCCGACAGCAGGCCGGCAATAGTATTCTTTTTCGACGGCAGCTGGCAAACCGCGTTTATAAAGCAGTTTTACCCGCATTGCGAATACCTCTCAAGACGCGGCATGGTGGCCTTTGCGGCGGAATACCGCGTTGAAAGTATTCACAATACCTCACCTCGGGAATGTGTTATGGATGCCAAATCCGCTATACGATGGCTCAGGAGCAATGCCGCGGCGCTGGGCATAGATCCGGACCGGATCGCGGCGGGCGGCGGTTCGGCTGGCGGCCATATTGCAGCGGCCGCCGCCGCAATCGATGGTTTCAATGAAAGCACTGACGATGTTTCAATAAGCTGCATTCCAAATGCACTTGCCCTTTTTAATCCCGTATTTGATAACGGTCCCGAGGGTTACGGGTTTGACAGGGTCAAAGATTACTGGCGGCAGTTTTCTCCGCTGCACAATATACACGCATCTATGCCGCCGACTGTAATATTTCTGGGAACCAAAGACGAACTAATACCGGTCAGCACTGCACAAAAATACCGGCAGAAGATGCTTGAGCTTGGTCTCAGGTGTGAGCTTTGCCTTTACGAAGACCAGCATCACGGCTTTTTTAATTTAAATCACAATGAATATTACAATAAAACTCTTTCTGTTCTTGATAGTTTCTTAGTCTCTCTTGGTTATATAAACCAAATGCAGCCGGAAAGGCAGATCGATGAATCAGGGTTGAACACTGTTAAACTGCTTGATAAACCTGTTGTCAAATGGCGGGGCGGCAGTATTCAGTTAAGAACAGGCGAGACGGTTGAGTTTTCAAATCCCCATGTAAAGGAACACGATAACAGGCAAAGCCTTATAACGGAGGCGGCCTCTGGATTTCAGATAAATGAGTGGACTGATCATTCAAAATCAGGCGAAGGCGATAAGTGGAGCAGACGTCTTGTCTTTATCAATAACTCGGATAAGCAGGTAGATGTTACCGGCGCTAAATTTACGTTTGACGTAAATTTCTGCGGTGATATCTGGGATAATGACAATTTTTGTATGGCGGATACTGAATACGGCCGCAGGTTTATAGTCGGGTATAACAGCAGCGAGGATTATAACAGCATAAACGCCGCTGAAAATGACGGGCAACATACGATCGAAATAAATGTCCATGCCGGCTGGCGGCTCAAACCGGGTCAGCAGGCCGTTATGAGTGAGGCTGTTTTTGCCTTGAAAAGGCCGGATGCGGATGAGACATTCAGGGAAACTGCCGCGTGGTGGTACAAAGATGTTTTGAAAATGAAACGCCCGGATTACCCAGACTGGTTAAGAGGTTCGGTAATGTATGAAGCGGCGGCTTCGGGGCATATCGATTCAAGTTTTTCGGATACAGGCGGCTTCGACAATTTCGCAAAGCAGGTTCCTTACCTTGCCGATATTGGGGTAAATTTTCTCTGGCTTAATTCCGTCTTCAGGCACAAGGGGCCATCACCAGATAAAGGCTGGAATCATTATGATCCGCTGGATTTTACAAAAATAGATGAGGTTCTCGGCGGGCCCGAAAGTTTAAGACGCCTTATGGATGTCTTAAAGGATAACGGCTTTCATACTGTAGGTGAGCTTGTACCGCATGGCGGCCAGTCAGTTCAGGCACGCAGACTCACAGACCAGTGGTCAACGAGGTCGCCGGAGGGCAATATTATTCCCACGTGGAATTCGCTGCATATAGATTACAGCAGTCCGCCCTGGCAGGAGACCATGGGCAGGGCGGCGGCGATGCTTGCCGGTTTCGGTATGGAAGGTGTGCGTATAGACGTTGCGGATCCGGTTTCGATGAACTGGAGCTCACCGCGGACAAACCATGCTTCATACTCTCAGCTTGGCGGCTCGCTTGAGCTCCAGAGGAAAATCGTTGAATCAATGAAAGATGCAGGGATTGATAAACCGCTGCTGATCCCCGAATCATGTTTTGACAGGCCGGAGTTCGGCCGGCTGCCGGCAATTGGATACGGCTGGTCGTTCATTTTTAAACTCCACAACCTCCTTGAAGAGCATCGCGGTAATCCGCCTGTACTTGTAAAGCATCTGGAGCGGGTAATTACCGATAAACTTGATTCAAGCCCTCCCGGCTATCTGCTTATCTGGTCAGCGGGCAATCACGACATGCTACATCAATACGGACGACCCGCAATCAGGTTCGGAAGGGGTCTGTTCAGAGCTATATACGGGATATGCGCCTCGCTGCCCGGGGTGCCAATGCTCTATCAGGAAGACGAAATAGGCTCTTACGATACCATAAGGGCCATAAACTGGGCCAGAAGGACACTTCCCGAGTTCAAGTCTGACCACTATTGCCTCGATTCTGTTACCTTTGATGAACAGGGCAGAGTTTTCGATATTCTCAGAAGTGAAAACTCGATTTTTACAGCAGATTCAAAATCAACTCTGGTTCTTGTCAATCTCTCCGGTGAATTCATTCAAGGGACTGTCGAATTTGACGGGTTTCAGAATTCAAATCTGCCGGATCAGGTCGAAATTTTTGATGTATTAAACAGCCAAAAGTTTACCATGAATAGCGGCAGGTTTGATTATTCTCTTGGGGCCTACCAGACTGCCTTCTTGAGAATAGGCCGCCGGTCGGAACCCCTTCCCAAACAGAACTTTACAGGGCAAAAGCTGGTTAAAGATATATATTCATCGGAATTTGAAACACAAATCAACCAGGATAACGTCCGTGTCGTGAATGGAAAAATCGCCGCGGAGCTGAATACCGGCAGCGGCATAAGCAACTTGGAACCTGAAAGCTTCACTGTCAGTTACCAGGGAGAGTCAACCCTGTCTCTGAAGGTTTTCAACAGCAACAGATGGAAAGTTTCCGCTGTTGATTCTCTGATAAGCGACAGGACACTTAGACGGCATTATCCATTCGATCCGGATACGGGTTATAAATGGAACAGAACCTCTTCCCATGGCTATCCGTATCTTTATGATAAAGTTGCCCCCGTAGGCAGGCTGTGGCAATCATTCACTGAGCCGCTGCATCCCGAAAAACCCTCTATAGTTTTCTATGATAAAGACGGCAAAGGCATCAGATTGGATGTCATTTCCAGTAATGCGGAGAATATTGTCCTTACAGACAGAACGGACGAGTTTCCGGATGAGCCCTTTGCCCTTGAGCTGCGTTTTTATCTAAATGATCCGGATATAAGCGATAAGGCCAGGGCATTTGGAATCAGGCCGGCCTTTGAGATAGAACCAATGCCTGATAACAATTTCGATAAAAAATTGAACGTTGAGCTTGCAATATCGGCGGCAGATATATCCGCTGAAAACCTCGAAGCAAAACGAATGCCCAACCCGAAAACTCATGTTCCTGCGGCCCTGATTGGCGAGGGCTTTGATGTGCCTGTCGGCCCTGTGCGTTTTCTCAGCGAGGGCACAGTCCTGTGGCCAGTGCTCTCAGCTCCCGCAGGCAAATATTACCTGCAGTTTGAAGCTGTTTACTCATCTGAATCAGTTGACGGCAGAGAACTTGCAGATTGCTATGAAGTACAGTTCAACGGCAGAAAACTCGACGCTCAATGGGTAGAATTCAATACAGGCAGCACCTTTATAGATTCTATGTACTATTTCGGATATCTTCGAACCGAACCGGTAATCATTACAGATACTTTCAGGGTCTCTTTTTCCGCCTCAAGGGGCAGATGTGTTCTCAATAAGCCTTTTAAATTGATAAAAGCAGACGAATAA
- a CDS encoding alpha-amylase family glycosyl hydrolase yields MKKSLLVCIIWCFLSICTAENYFYGYTGDGTVPPSPEWAHDAVFYSINVQHFGKPQTPGSYFEKAAAELEYIKQLGANTVVLNPVQSFAAGEDPRYWNAYSRKDHTISDAYGGGEKYKQFVQHAHSLGLKVVQDVVIRWLWAEGPEATEILENGNHHWFFPGWTQQELETPFEGDSVGVYNPAQGKFRFLSLDVNSENNLKDFVFQNQGGITTKPVIGDWDGDKRDSIGIWRYGNFTLTNIHTPGIISQVDYNFSFGPAADHITPVAGDWDGDGKDGIGVYDNSTGTFYLRNSLDSGEADIVITGQGSGLSPLAGDWNGDGRDQVGEYNQQTGYFYHYNSEGTLSIPPYRYGGAGTSTPAVAGDWDGNGSSGIAIIQTDSERDRFLYKNTLSGGNADSYYDLSLYEGYDYRVVGNFDYGAQRTPFKVIGRFYDLKWDDPDLQEYMIDKWVNLIREYDIDGFRLDLEAHQTVLVPFGNQNVWKRVIQRCYDEFGKKFLTISEHDGMGNNNIHAEQDSYGVFTNLHWDPWGENRNFMVNANIVDTAKTLENTYYTMTLSCHDHGDFQAKGRRAAFGYMVFSPFMPWWRMGEEVNAVSNAPNYGTDGYGSVLYFSDMDWDAFEDQNKLNFYQDVRRMLWLRAEYKDIISPFASKFKNRKFTEISATGCNLQVYATYGSGKAVIVAAKLDEPDGNVTLNIGHDKLEELGLAEFEFFAATEKLYKPAETDIVTAENLENYQIYVKKNDVIFLVLEGTSQDLLGADINKDGYVNFLDFFEMYARWQDCSDPAGIDCVNFNSQGS; encoded by the coding sequence ATGAAAAAATCTTTGCTCGTCTGTATTATTTGGTGTTTCTTATCAATCTGCACTGCGGAAAACTATTTTTACGGCTACACCGGTGACGGCACAGTTCCTCCGTCTCCCGAGTGGGCTCATGATGCGGTATTTTACAGTATAAACGTACAGCATTTCGGGAAACCCCAGACGCCCGGCAGCTATTTTGAGAAAGCCGCGGCAGAGCTCGAATATATCAAGCAGCTCGGCGCTAATACTGTTGTATTAAATCCTGTACAGAGCTTTGCCGCAGGCGAAGACCCGAGGTACTGGAACGCTTACAGCCGCAAGGATCATACGATTTCTGATGCTTACGGCGGCGGTGAAAAGTATAAGCAGTTTGTTCAGCACGCCCACAGTTTAGGCTTAAAGGTTGTTCAGGATGTGGTCATACGCTGGCTCTGGGCTGAAGGGCCCGAGGCAACAGAAATCCTGGAAAACGGCAATCACCACTGGTTTTTCCCCGGCTGGACTCAGCAGGAGCTTGAAACACCGTTTGAAGGTGACAGTGTCGGCGTTTACAATCCTGCCCAGGGCAAATTCAGGTTTCTCAGTCTTGATGTTAATTCTGAGAATAACTTAAAAGATTTTGTATTCCAAAACCAGGGCGGCATAACTACTAAGCCGGTTATCGGTGACTGGGACGGCGACAAGAGAGACAGTATCGGTATCTGGAGATACGGAAACTTTACGCTTACTAATATTCATACACCCGGAATAATTTCCCAGGTTGACTATAATTTTTCTTTTGGCCCGGCCGCAGACCATATCACGCCTGTTGCAGGCGATTGGGACGGTGATGGTAAAGACGGAATAGGGGTTTATGATAATTCTACGGGTACCTTTTATCTGCGTAACAGCCTCGATTCTGGAGAAGCCGATATTGTTATAACCGGTCAGGGCTCGGGGCTTTCGCCGCTGGCCGGCGACTGGAACGGAGACGGCCGCGATCAGGTCGGAGAATATAATCAGCAGACAGGTTATTTTTATCATTACAACAGTGAAGGCACGCTTTCTATTCCGCCATATCGGTATGGCGGCGCAGGTACTTCAACGCCGGCGGTTGCCGGCGATTGGGACGGAAACGGCTCTTCTGGAATAGCAATAATTCAAACAGATTCCGAGCGCGACAGATTTCTTTATAAAAATACCCTCTCCGGTGGAAACGCCGACAGTTACTATGACCTAAGTTTGTATGAAGGGTATGATTACAGGGTTGTCGGCAATTTTGATTACGGGGCACAGAGAACTCCGTTCAAGGTAATCGGCAGGTTTTATGATTTAAAATGGGACGACCCGGACCTTCAGGAATATATGATAGATAAATGGGTCAACCTTATCAGGGAATATGACATTGACGGATTCCGGCTCGATCTCGAGGCGCATCAGACGGTTCTGGTTCCTTTCGGCAACCAGAATGTATGGAAAAGGGTTATACAAAGATGTTATGATGAATTTGGTAAAAAATTCTTAACAATATCTGAGCATGACGGCATGGGCAACAACAATATTCATGCCGAACAGGACTCTTACGGCGTGTTTACAAACCTTCATTGGGACCCATGGGGAGAAAACCGTAATTTTATGGTTAACGCCAACATCGTAGATACCGCCAAAACCCTCGAAAACACCTACTATACAATGACTTTGAGCTGCCACGACCACGGAGATTTTCAGGCCAAAGGCAGACGCGCCGCCTTTGGTTACATGGTTTTTTCTCCGTTTATGCCATGGTGGAGAATGGGTGAAGAGGTCAATGCGGTCAGCAATGCCCCCAATTATGGCACAGACGGCTACGGAAGTGTTCTTTATTTCAGTGACATGGATTGGGATGCTTTCGAAGATCAGAACAAATTGAATTTCTATCAAGACGTTCGCAGAATGCTATGGTTAAGGGCAGAGTATAAGGATATAATCTCGCCGTTTGCCTCAAAATTCAAAAACCGCAAATTTACGGAAATATCCGCAACAGGGTGTAATTTACAGGTTTACGCGACCTACGGCAGCGGTAAGGCCGTTATAGTCGCCGCAAAACTCGATGAGCCGGATGGTAATGTAACACTGAATATCGGCCATGATAAGCTTGAAGAGCTGGGGCTGGCTGAATTTGAATTTTTTGCCGCAACGGAAAAGCTTTATAAGCCGGCAGAGACAGATATCGTTACAGCAGAAAATCTTGAAAATTACCAGATATATGTAAAAAAGAATGATGTGATTTTTCTTGTTCTTGAAGGAACATCGCAAGATCTTTTAGGGGCAGATATCAACAAAGACGGATATGTGAACTTTCTCGATTTTTTTGAGATGTATGCCAGGTGGCAGGATTGTTCGGATCCTGCCGGCATTGACTGCGTAAATTTTAACTCCCAAGGCAGTTGA
- a CDS encoding sulfatase, giving the protein MQRHVDRRMFLKLTALTLAGPSIAPGAAVREKRPNILIINGDDLGAQLGCYGDNYVQTPNIDAIAAEGIRFRTAWVSQASCSPSRSSIYTGLYPHQNGQIGLCHCGYSMHRKYPTITGELKKAGYKTGVIGKFHIEPRNACPWDMSNFDRETNFKKRDVKAIAEVFKDFVEQAGDSPFFIMLNYVDPHWPLSSDNYQLPENPLKGDDVESLDFIGINTPEIRRQTAYYYNCVGRLDQGVGLVIDNLKRAGKYDDTLIIVMGDHGAPFTRSKTTCYNMGLSIPFIMSYPKAKVRSSVSSQMVSTVDIFPTILDFANIRKPRNLAGRSLVDFLNNPAAATREYMFAEFNAHTQYIWFPRRTVRDHRYQLVLNLLDRENPVKGVDGCVVWQEFERLQADLEPEVRAAYNAYNRPPEIELFDLEKDPYCFINQADNPNFRKIKQRLITELEKWRRETNDPYLDKSRLAEITAKHDMMLKERSSG; this is encoded by the coding sequence ATGCAGCGGCATGTAGACAGAAGGATGTTTTTGAAACTGACAGCACTTACGCTTGCCGGCCCATCTATCGCTCCAGGTGCCGCTGTAAGAGAGAAACGCCCGAATATACTGATAATAAACGGCGATGACCTGGGGGCACAGTTAGGCTGTTATGGTGATAATTACGTGCAGACGCCGAATATAGATGCTATTGCCGCCGAGGGCATACGTTTCAGGACGGCCTGGGTTTCTCAGGCCAGCTGCAGTCCTTCACGCAGCAGTATTTATACAGGCCTTTATCCTCACCAGAACGGGCAGATAGGGCTTTGTCACTGCGGATATTCAATGCACAGAAAATATCCCACCATTACAGGTGAGCTTAAAAAGGCCGGCTACAAGACCGGGGTCATCGGCAAGTTTCATATAGAGCCAAGAAACGCGTGTCCATGGGATATGTCTAATTTTGACAGGGAAACAAATTTCAAGAAGCGGGACGTCAAAGCGATTGCGGAGGTATTTAAAGATTTTGTTGAACAAGCTGGAGACTCTCCTTTCTTTATTATGCTTAATTACGTAGATCCGCATTGGCCACTGAGCAGTGATAATTACCAATTGCCTGAAAATCCGCTCAAAGGCGATGATGTAGAATCGTTAGATTTTATAGGCATAAACACGCCTGAAATACGCCGTCAGACTGCTTACTACTACAATTGCGTTGGGCGTCTTGACCAGGGGGTTGGCCTTGTAATTGATAATCTTAAAAGGGCGGGCAAATACGATGATACTCTGATTATTGTGATGGGTGATCACGGCGCACCTTTTACGCGATCAAAGACAACCTGCTATAATATGGGATTAAGCATCCCATTTATAATGAGTTATCCGAAGGCAAAAGTACGTAGTTCAGTCAGCAGCCAAATGGTTTCCACCGTTGATATATTCCCGACGATTCTCGACTTTGCAAACATCCGCAAGCCGCGTAATCTTGCAGGTCGTTCGCTTGTTGATTTTCTCAATAATCCTGCTGCCGCGACAAGAGAATATATGTTTGCGGAATTCAATGCTCACACACAGTATATCTGGTTCCCAAGAAGGACTGTCAGGGACCATAGATATCAGCTTGTATTAAACCTTCTCGACAGAGAAAATCCTGTCAAGGGGGTTGATGGGTGCGTTGTGTGGCAGGAATTTGAACGACTTCAGGCTGATTTAGAACCAGAAGTCAGAGCCGCGTATAATGCTTATAACAGACCTCCTGAGATAGAACTTTTTGATCTTGAGAAAGACCCTTATTGTTTTATTAATCAGGCTGATAACCCGAATTTTCGTAAGATAAAACAAAGATTGATCACTGAACTTGAGAAATGGCGCAGAGAGACGAATGATCCGTACCTTGACAAGAGCCGGCTTGCCGAAATAACAGCAAAACATGATATGATGTTGAAAGAAAGAAGTTCCGGTTAA
- a CDS encoding alpha-L-rhamnosidase C-terminal domain-containing protein: MNTLNSKEKYHEVSVQALSQEILSCYGPKADFRWVRCADFDSAPFVCAYKREFFLEHEDEIRIFVTADERYQLYIDGDFVGEGSERGDLNNWFYETYDLKLKAGAHVIAARVWALGDKAPTAQISANPCCFMLYTEKKEHLDLLATGYSQWDSLKLEGFSFHEVPFAFAIRWREDIDGRKYNAGFRKGLGEGWQKADNFKITSLVEPALKLKPRNLPYMLRRNIKSCSRVLINRLKPKDYSNIENVKILPSQDSDTENQRWQSIQNGGSVTVDAHKTIRVIYSLDDYYCFYPELRLSGGTDARIFLRFSEAAYLTRDHEENRHFRHPKGNRDEIEGKYFKYAMTTEYISDGSCGQVFDPLWWFSGMYFELVIQTFEEPLVVEGLSLSETRYPLEMESSFRSSDKRYDEILQISFRTLQNCTHETYMDCPFYEQLMYVGDSRIESLCTFVSTLDDRMPLKAINIINDSRLENGLNMSCYPYRGMHVIPPFSLLWIAMVSDYACWRNNSGELVTSLLPDMRRIVSYFVRRKNTDGLISPGSGRRYDAFNFIDWVDGWNNDWGVPHGDNEINSVFHWLLVYTLGLYADMESCFGSQIFAQRALNEAEEISKTVSHLFWNKDRGLYADDLRHESFSEHAQILAILSGFAPTEQFDIIKQTLFADENLLRPTTYFSHYYFEVCRTLENADAFWDRMKLWYELEEKNFKTVCESTLPTRSDCHAWSSHPLYHFYSTVLGIRPAGFGFEKIEIKPMLGRLEKAQGRLVHPKGQIEVDLTQRGGRLSGRISVPDGLEGSVILSDKKLDFTRHDEVLEF; this comes from the coding sequence GTGAATACTCTTAACAGTAAAGAAAAATACCATGAAGTATCTGTTCAGGCCCTAAGCCAAGAAATACTATCATGTTACGGGCCCAAAGCGGATTTCCGCTGGGTACGCTGTGCCGATTTTGATTCGGCACCGTTTGTATGCGCATATAAAAGGGAATTTTTTCTCGAACATGAAGACGAAATACGAATCTTTGTTACAGCTGATGAGCGGTATCAGCTGTATATCGATGGCGATTTTGTCGGCGAAGGCAGTGAAAGAGGCGATTTGAACAACTGGTTCTACGAAACATATGACTTGAAACTCAAAGCCGGCGCTCATGTTATTGCCGCACGGGTTTGGGCTCTCGGGGATAAAGCCCCCACGGCCCAGATAAGCGCAAATCCATGCTGTTTTATGCTTTACACTGAGAAAAAAGAGCATCTTGACCTGTTGGCAACAGGTTATTCTCAGTGGGATTCTTTGAAACTTGAGGGGTTTTCATTTCATGAGGTGCCTTTTGCTTTTGCGATCAGATGGAGAGAGGATATTGACGGCAGGAAATACAATGCCGGTTTCCGCAAAGGTTTGGGAGAGGGATGGCAAAAGGCGGATAACTTTAAAATCACGTCTCTGGTTGAGCCTGCTTTAAAGTTGAAGCCTCGTAACCTCCCATATATGCTTAGGAGAAACATTAAATCCTGCTCCAGAGTTTTAATAAACAGGCTAAAGCCGAAAGATTACTCAAACATTGAAAATGTAAAGATACTGCCTTCACAGGACAGCGATACCGAAAACCAGAGATGGCAATCCATCCAAAACGGCGGCAGTGTAACGGTTGATGCCCATAAAACTATAAGGGTTATCTATTCATTGGACGATTACTACTGTTTTTACCCTGAGCTGAGGCTTTCGGGCGGAACTGATGCAAGAATCTTTTTGAGATTTTCCGAAGCGGCATATTTGACCCGTGATCACGAAGAAAACAGGCATTTCAGGCACCCGAAAGGAAATCGAGATGAGATAGAGGGTAAATACTTTAAGTACGCTATGACAACTGAATACATCTCAGACGGCTCTTGCGGGCAGGTTTTTGACCCGCTTTGGTGGTTTTCCGGCATGTATTTCGAGCTTGTCATTCAGACCTTTGAAGAGCCTTTGGTTGTCGAAGGGCTGTCTCTTTCTGAAACACGCTATCCGCTGGAGATGGAAAGCTCCTTCAGATCTTCTGACAAACGGTACGACGAAATCCTTCAGATTTCTTTCAGGACTCTCCAGAACTGCACGCATGAAACCTATATGGACTGCCCGTTTTACGAGCAGCTCATGTATGTCGGCGATTCCAGAATTGAGTCACTCTGCACATTCGTTTCAACTCTTGATGACCGTATGCCCCTTAAGGCGATCAATATAATAAACGATTCAAGGCTTGAAAACGGGCTCAATATGTCGTGTTATCCTTACAGGGGTATGCATGTAATACCTCCGTTCTCGCTGTTGTGGATAGCAATGGTCAGCGATTATGCCTGCTGGCGGAATAATTCCGGTGAGTTGGTAACCTCGCTTCTTCCAGATATGCGGAGAATTGTTTCATACTTTGTACGCCGCAAAAACACCGATGGGCTTATATCGCCCGGAAGCGGCAGGAGATATGACGCCTTTAATTTTATTGACTGGGTTGACGGCTGGAACAATGACTGGGGGGTGCCGCACGGAGACAACGAGATAAACAGCGTTTTTCATTGGCTTTTAGTGTACACACTGGGCCTGTATGCGGATATGGAAAGCTGTTTCGGCAGCCAGATTTTTGCTCAAAGAGCACTGAATGAGGCTGAAGAAATTTCAAAAACGGTTTCTCATCTGTTCTGGAATAAAGACCGGGGACTCTATGCAGACGATCTCAGGCATGAAAGTTTCTCTGAGCATGCCCAAATACTTGCGATACTTTCAGGTTTTGCTCCGACGGAGCAATTTGATATTATCAAGCAGACTCTTTTCGCAGACGAAAACCTTTTAAGGCCCACTACTTATTTCAGTCATTATTATTTTGAAGTTTGCCGTACTCTTGAAAACGCCGATGCCTTCTGGGATCGCATGAAGCTGTGGTATGAGCTTGAGGAGAAGAATTTCAAGACCGTCTGTGAATCAACGCTGCCGACCCGTTCGGATTGCCATGCCTGGTCATCTCATCCGCTGTATCATTTTTATTCTACTGTTCTCGGGATACGTCCTGCCGGATTTGGCTTTGAAAAAATAGAGATTAAGCCCATGCTTGGCAGGCTTGAAAAAGCACAGGGAAGGCTTGTGCATCCGAAAGGACAGATCGAAGTTGATTTAACGCAAAGAGGAGGCCGGCTCTCCGGCAGGATTTCTGTTCCGGACGGCCTTGAGGGCTCAGTAATATTGTCGGATAAAAAATTAGATTTTACAAGACATGATGAAGTATTAGAATTTTAG